In Streptomyces sp. NBC_01439, the following are encoded in one genomic region:
- a CDS encoding ATP-binding protein, producing the protein MQTIGPDTGGPVPDARGPAFPQLRRLALRDAFRQVARGRQFTREALEDWGWDGRDTAEDAVLVVSELVTNAKLHAGGCHELMLRAGDVFRVEVYDGRGELPRPLPALRPGRPGRPGGHGLRLVHLLADRWGVQAIGRGKVVWAEFDAERLRTGRPGCA; encoded by the coding sequence GTGCAGACCATCGGACCGGACACCGGCGGGCCCGTACCGGACGCGCGGGGGCCGGCCTTCCCCCAGCTCCGCCGGCTCGCCCTGCGCGACGCCTTCCGGCAGGTGGCGCGCGGCCGCCAGTTCACCCGCGAGGCGCTGGAGGACTGGGGGTGGGACGGTCGGGACACCGCCGAGGACGCGGTCCTGGTCGTGTCCGAACTCGTCACCAACGCCAAGCTGCACGCCGGCGGCTGCCACGAGCTCATGCTCCGCGCCGGGGACGTCTTCCGCGTCGAGGTGTACGACGGGCGCGGTGAGCTCCCGCGGCCGTTGCCCGCCTTGCGTCCGGGCCGACCGGGCCGACCAGGCGGGCACGGTCTGCGCCTGGTGCACCTGCTCGCCGACCGCTGGGGCGTCCAGGCGATCGGACGGGGCAAGGTCGTCTGGGCCGAGTTCGACGCCGAGCGCCTACGGACGGGCCGACCCGGGTGTGCCTGA
- a CDS encoding mechanosensitive ion channel family protein gives MNSLVHVLAVIGGSILLTFAAGRLTDLLLRRADARHPETPLWNMLRRCRTSVRVLLFAAVLRAVYRQIAWEPLQEHEAAVGRALTLVLIGASAWCVVLVTSAVVESSYARYALGTRDPSRVRRVRTQVTLIMRIVTAVVAVVAAAAMLLTFPDLRAVGTSLLASAGIIGIVAGVAAQSTLGNLFAGFQIAFGDMVRIGDTVVVAGEWGVVEEVTLTFLAVRTWDERRITMPVSYFTGRPFENWSRGGVQMTGTVFLHCDHTTPVALMREKLREILDGCEAWDGRGWDLAVTDTTPSAIVVRAIVTAKDADDLWTARCTVREQLVAWLTEKHPYALPRVSTSAAAVPSAYADGVSKRAPGSDA, from the coding sequence ATGAACAGCCTCGTGCACGTACTGGCCGTCATCGGCGGCTCGATCCTGCTGACCTTCGCCGCGGGCAGGCTGACCGACCTGCTGCTGCGGCGCGCGGATGCCCGGCACCCCGAGACACCGCTCTGGAACATGCTGCGCCGCTGCCGTACCTCGGTACGGGTGCTGCTGTTCGCGGCGGTGCTGCGCGCCGTGTACCGGCAGATCGCCTGGGAGCCGCTGCAGGAGCACGAGGCGGCCGTGGGCAGGGCCCTGACACTGGTGCTCATCGGGGCGAGCGCGTGGTGCGTCGTCCTCGTCACCTCCGCCGTGGTCGAGTCCTCCTACGCCCGCTACGCGCTCGGCACGCGCGACCCGTCACGCGTGCGCAGGGTCCGTACCCAGGTGACGCTGATCATGAGGATCGTCACCGCCGTGGTCGCCGTGGTGGCCGCGGCGGCGATGCTGCTGACCTTCCCCGACCTCCGCGCCGTCGGGACCTCGCTGCTGGCCTCGGCCGGGATCATCGGCATCGTCGCGGGCGTGGCCGCCCAGTCCACCCTCGGCAACCTCTTCGCCGGATTCCAGATCGCCTTCGGCGACATGGTGCGGATCGGGGACACGGTCGTGGTGGCCGGCGAGTGGGGTGTGGTCGAGGAGGTCACGCTCACCTTCCTCGCCGTGCGCACCTGGGACGAACGCCGGATCACCATGCCCGTCTCGTACTTCACCGGGCGCCCCTTCGAGAACTGGTCGCGCGGCGGGGTCCAGATGACCGGCACGGTCTTCCTGCACTGCGACCACACCACCCCCGTCGCGCTGATGCGCGAGAAGCTCCGGGAGATCCTGGACGGCTGCGAGGCGTGGGACGGCAGGGGCTGGGACCTGGCCGTCACCGACACGACGCCCAGCGCCATCGTGGTGCGGGCGATCGTCACCGCGAAGGACGCGGACGATCTGTGGACCGCCCGCTGCACGGTGCGCGAACAGCTCGTCGCCTGGCTGACCGAGAAGCACCCGTACGCCCTGCCGCGGGTCTCCACGTCCGCGGCCGCCGTCCCGTCGGCGTACGCGGACGGCGTTTCGAAACGCGCACCCGGGTCAGACGCGTGA
- a CDS encoding WhiB family transcriptional regulator, giving the protein MSKVARLPGRAEHRWEWQEAAACRELGTDRFFHPAGERGEERSVREQEAKEVCAFCPVRTECLSHALRVQEPYGVWGGLTEDERRALGARKAG; this is encoded by the coding sequence ATGTCGAAGGTGGCACGCCTGCCGGGCCGTGCGGAGCACCGGTGGGAGTGGCAGGAGGCGGCGGCGTGCCGGGAGCTCGGTACGGACCGGTTCTTCCACCCGGCGGGGGAGCGCGGTGAGGAGCGCTCCGTGCGGGAGCAGGAGGCCAAAGAGGTCTGCGCGTTCTGCCCGGTACGGACGGAATGCCTGAGCCACGCGCTGCGCGTGCAGGAGCCGTACGGGGTGTGGGGCGGACTGACCGAGGACGAGCGGAGGGCGCTGGGTGCGCGCAAGGCGGGCTGA
- a CDS encoding PI-PLC domain-containing protein, which yields MLIDMDMRLRMRSRALVCLLLLALLGTVTTAAASPRAAAPAPATAATTATATAEKSSPATASTAAAAATARWGDRRLDEVAFLTTHNAFTNYEDSRWSSVNQSESVRAQLEGGVRGLSLDTHWYERSTWLCIISFGSDCYPSDVYLCHGDCKTFAGATYALPRQTFHGTMQTVVDFLAAHPQEVVTVFLEDYVGADQLQASLGRVRGLQDMVFRPDQWGVRQQGWPKVADLVTSGKRLLIFSDRSDREHLGVMYDKSWTVSNFWSLGDLGNDLSCVSRWPDVPLDRQEPGFRRLFTMSHHRNVPTVLTAALDNGAKLRNRIAQQCRSATGGRDPNYVSVDFHRLSDGSGHTPASIVAELGAR from the coding sequence ATGTTGATTGACATGGACATGCGCTTACGGATGCGGTCGCGGGCCCTGGTGTGCCTCCTCCTGCTGGCCCTTCTGGGCACGGTGACCACAGCGGCCGCCTCGCCGCGGGCCGCGGCCCCTGCTCCCGCCACGGCCGCCACCACGGCCACGGCCACGGCCGAGAAGTCCTCTCCGGCCACCGCGAGCACGGCCGCCGCGGCCGCAACCGCCCGCTGGGGCGACCGGCGGCTCGACGAGGTTGCCTTCCTGACCACCCACAACGCCTTCACCAACTACGAGGACTCCCGCTGGAGCTCGGTGAACCAGTCCGAGTCCGTGCGCGCCCAGCTCGAAGGCGGCGTGCGCGGCCTGAGCCTGGACACGCACTGGTACGAACGCAGCACCTGGCTGTGCATCATCAGCTTCGGCAGCGACTGCTACCCGAGCGACGTGTACCTGTGCCACGGCGACTGCAAGACCTTCGCCGGAGCCACGTACGCCCTGCCGCGGCAGACCTTCCACGGCACGATGCAGACCGTGGTGGACTTCCTCGCCGCCCATCCGCAGGAGGTCGTGACCGTCTTCCTCGAGGACTACGTCGGCGCCGATCAGCTGCAGGCGTCCCTCGGCCGGGTCAGGGGGCTCCAGGACATGGTGTTCCGGCCCGACCAGTGGGGCGTCCGGCAGCAGGGCTGGCCCAAGGTGGCCGACCTCGTCACCTCCGGCAAGCGGTTGCTGATCTTCTCCGACCGCTCCGACCGGGAACACCTGGGCGTCATGTACGACAAGTCCTGGACCGTGAGCAACTTCTGGAGCCTCGGAGACCTGGGCAACGACCTCTCCTGCGTCAGCCGCTGGCCGGACGTGCCGCTCGACCGCCAGGAGCCCGGATTCCGGCGCCTGTTCACCATGAGCCACCACCGCAACGTACCCACCGTCCTCACGGCGGCCCTGGACAACGGCGCCAAGCTGCGGAACCGCATCGCCCAGCAGTGCAGGTCGGCCACCGGGGGCCGCGACCCGAACTACGTCTCCGTCGACTTCCACCGCCTGTCGGACGGAAGCGGCCATACGCCCGCCTCGATCGTCGCGGAACTGGGCGCGCGCTGA
- a CDS encoding alpha/beta hydrolase has translation MPGRRRCAAAIAVAAVCSSMLVAPELAAARAQPSPSQTVPRLDWSPCKPGSPYDCATARVPLDHAAPAGRTIDLAVVRHKAGDPAKRLGTLFVNPGGPGGPGTVQVPQNYDSFPKDLRERFDIVSWDPRGIGNSTAVNCFDSPEEARAWGASKPGGFPVGEKERTTWIDAYEDLGRRCEKRDPDLLRHVSTADTAQDLDLLRRAVGEPQLNYLGVSYGTILGATYANLFPDKVRAMVLDSNIDPLAWTNNASTGEPRTTTLLRMGSDRTAATTLNKFLDLCGSATTARCAFSAGSPQATRDKFDRLMGRLREHPVGPWTYANTVADTVSSLYIVRPGWTALAARLQDLWQGRTPKPPQYPPPPPVANPNPYLGEEQAGAVWCGDSPNPRDPAVYHGLEEDSAQRAGDAGRYWTWSGEPCATWPARAANRYEGPWNKPTANPVLVVGTTYDPSTPHSDAQAMAEELADARLLTNNGFGHTALFNNNSTCINTHESRYFIDGTLPPPGTTCQPDRLPFS, from the coding sequence ATGCCCGGCCGCCGCCGGTGCGCAGCAGCGATCGCCGTCGCGGCGGTCTGCTCCTCGATGCTGGTCGCCCCGGAACTGGCCGCGGCGCGCGCACAGCCGTCGCCCTCGCAGACCGTCCCCCGGCTGGACTGGAGCCCCTGCAAACCCGGCAGCCCGTACGACTGCGCGACGGCCCGGGTGCCGCTGGACCACGCGGCCCCCGCCGGCCGCACCATCGACCTGGCCGTCGTCCGCCACAAGGCGGGCGACCCTGCCAAACGCCTGGGCACGCTGTTCGTCAACCCCGGTGGCCCCGGCGGCCCCGGGACGGTGCAGGTGCCGCAGAACTACGACTCCTTCCCCAAGGACCTGCGCGAACGGTTCGACATCGTCAGCTGGGACCCCAGGGGCATCGGCAACAGCACCGCGGTGAACTGCTTCGACAGCCCCGAAGAGGCCCGGGCCTGGGGTGCGTCCAAGCCGGGCGGATTCCCCGTGGGCGAGAAGGAGCGCACGACCTGGATCGACGCGTACGAGGACCTGGGCCGCCGCTGCGAGAAGCGCGACCCCGACCTCCTGCGCCACGTGTCGACCGCCGACACCGCCCAGGACCTCGACCTGCTCCGCCGGGCGGTGGGGGAGCCGCAGCTCAACTACCTCGGCGTCTCCTACGGCACGATCCTCGGCGCCACCTACGCCAACCTGTTCCCCGACAAGGTCCGCGCCATGGTCCTCGACAGCAACATCGACCCGCTGGCCTGGACGAACAACGCCTCGACGGGCGAACCGCGGACCACGACCCTGCTGCGCATGGGCTCGGACCGCACTGCGGCGACGACCCTGAACAAGTTCCTCGACCTCTGCGGATCGGCCACCACCGCCCGCTGCGCCTTCTCGGCCGGCAGCCCGCAAGCCACCCGCGACAAGTTCGACCGGCTGATGGGGCGCCTGCGCGAGCACCCGGTGGGCCCGTGGACGTACGCCAACACCGTTGCCGACACGGTCAGCAGCCTCTACATCGTCCGCCCGGGCTGGACCGCTCTCGCCGCCCGGCTCCAGGACCTCTGGCAGGGCCGCACCCCGAAGCCGCCCCAGTACCCGCCCCCGCCCCCGGTCGCGAACCCGAATCCGTACCTGGGCGAGGAACAGGCGGGAGCCGTGTGGTGCGGCGACAGCCCCAACCCGCGCGACCCGGCCGTCTACCACGGTCTGGAGGAGGACAGCGCCCAGCGGGCCGGCGACGCCGGACGCTACTGGACCTGGTCCGGTGAACCGTGCGCCACCTGGCCGGCCCGGGCCGCCAACCGGTACGAGGGCCCCTGGAACAAGCCCACGGCCAACCCCGTCCTGGTGGTCGGCACCACGTACGACCCCTCGACGCCCCACTCGGACGCCCAGGCCATGGCCGAGGAACTGGCCGACGCCCGGCTGCTCACGAACAACGGGTTCGGCCACACCGCACTGTTCAACAACAACAGCACCTGCATCAACACCCACGAGAGCCGCTACTTCATCGACGGCACGCTCCCGCCGCCCGGCACGACCTGCCAACCGGACCGGCTGCCCTTCTCCTGA
- a CDS encoding medium chain dehydrogenase/reductase family protein produces MTNTVERVEVVLPGKVEPEGLQFHRGPVPVPTAGQVVVAMEATGVSFAEQQMRRGRYYDQPPFPFVPGYDLVGTVLAVGEGVGPALLGKRVAALTKTGGWASHVALTAADVVEVPEGVSPVDAETAVVNGITAWQMLHRKARVRAGQTVLVHGANGGVGSILVQLALAAGAHVIGTASTRHHDALLALGVTPVDYRSGNVHARVRALAPGGVDAVFDHVGGDGIVESWRLLAPGGTLVSYGSAATRDDEGSGSWPVLELLGRVWVWNALPNGRRAYFFNVWAGRAYAKDRFRARLRADLTQVFTALQRGEITAKVAAEIPLARAAEAMRLAESGTVAGKVVLVP; encoded by the coding sequence ATGACGAACACCGTCGAGCGGGTCGAGGTCGTTCTGCCGGGCAAGGTCGAGCCGGAGGGCCTGCAGTTCCACCGCGGCCCCGTCCCCGTGCCGACGGCCGGCCAGGTGGTCGTCGCCATGGAGGCGACGGGCGTGTCCTTCGCCGAGCAGCAGATGCGGCGCGGCCGGTACTACGACCAGCCGCCGTTCCCCTTCGTCCCCGGGTACGACCTGGTCGGCACGGTGCTGGCGGTGGGCGAGGGCGTCGGCCCGGCGCTGCTCGGCAAGCGGGTCGCCGCCTTGACCAAGACCGGAGGCTGGGCGAGCCATGTCGCGCTCACCGCCGCCGACGTGGTGGAGGTGCCCGAGGGCGTCAGCCCGGTGGACGCCGAGACCGCCGTGGTCAACGGCATCACCGCCTGGCAGATGCTCCACCGCAAGGCCCGGGTGCGCGCCGGCCAGACCGTCCTGGTCCACGGCGCCAACGGCGGGGTCGGCTCGATCCTGGTCCAACTGGCGCTGGCCGCGGGCGCCCACGTGATCGGCACCGCCTCCACCCGCCACCACGACGCACTGCTCGCTCTCGGGGTGACCCCCGTCGACTACCGCTCCGGGAACGTCCACGCACGGGTACGGGCCCTCGCGCCCGGCGGAGTGGACGCGGTGTTCGACCACGTGGGCGGCGACGGCATCGTCGAGTCCTGGCGGCTCCTGGCTCCCGGCGGCACGCTCGTCTCCTACGGCAGCGCCGCCACCCGCGACGACGAGGGCTCCGGCTCGTGGCCGGTGCTGGAGCTGCTCGGCCGGGTGTGGGTGTGGAACGCGCTGCCCAACGGCCGCCGCGCGTACTTCTTCAACGTGTGGGCCGGGCGCGCCTACGCCAAGGACCGCTTCCGGGCACGCCTGCGCGCCGACCTCACCCAGGTGTTCACCGCCCTCCAGCGCGGCGAGATCACCGCCAAGGTCGCGGCCGAGATCCCGCTGGCGCGCGCCGCGGAGGCGATGCGCCTCGCCGAGTCCGGCACGGTCGCCGGGAAGGTCGTCCTCGTCCCGTGA
- a CDS encoding TetR/AcrR family transcriptional regulator has product MTGHTKSPRERYRQQVREEVKEKAWQQIAGSGASALSLNAIAKQMGMSGPALYRYFANRDELITELIRDAYRSLADAFVAAAGGGAGRPDPAGLAQVLRTWALADPHRYFLVYGTPVPGYHAPPDVTVIASELMSVLLDACVAALPAVHPGAEPDAFEEHLDAHRAWAGSHPDAPPSALHLALTFWSRLHGVLSLELAGHFTGMGLDPALLFAAEVDRLVTP; this is encoded by the coding sequence ATGACCGGCCATACGAAATCCCCCCGGGAGCGGTACCGGCAGCAGGTGCGCGAGGAGGTCAAGGAGAAGGCCTGGCAGCAGATCGCCGGCTCCGGCGCCTCGGCGCTCTCCCTCAACGCGATCGCCAAGCAGATGGGCATGAGCGGACCGGCGCTGTACCGGTATTTCGCCAACCGCGACGAGCTGATCACCGAACTCATCCGTGACGCCTACCGCAGCCTCGCCGACGCCTTTGTCGCCGCCGCCGGCGGGGGAGCGGGCCGGCCCGACCCCGCCGGGCTGGCGCAGGTGCTGCGCACCTGGGCCCTCGCGGACCCGCACCGCTACTTCCTCGTATACGGCACCCCGGTGCCCGGCTACCACGCACCGCCGGACGTCACGGTGATCGCCTCGGAACTGATGTCGGTCCTGCTGGACGCCTGCGTCGCAGCCCTACCGGCCGTGCACCCGGGCGCGGAGCCGGACGCCTTCGAGGAGCACCTCGACGCGCACCGCGCATGGGCGGGCAGCCACCCGGACGCCCCGCCGTCGGCGCTGCACCTGGCCCTGACCTTCTGGAGCCGTCTGCACGGCGTGCTGTCCCTGGAACTGGCGGGCCACTTCACCGGCATGGGCCTCGACCCGGCCCTGCTCTTCGCCGCCGAGGTCGACCGCCTCGTGACGCCCTGA
- a CDS encoding mucoidy inhibitor MuiA family protein, which yields MSTAPKPIALPVTAVTCLEDRAHVERAAVLDLEAGVQRLRLGPVSALAVDRTLHAELAAEHRATVLDVRIVRSWEPRGPLPSADEDSALRTRVHALEEEQLALGQRRDRLHGRLDVLGRLAADLLREIGEGAGSGETDGPRWAREMDRVDGERDAYGERLRSVDARLAALAVELGETRQAMERSETEPAELVGHIELTVDSAAAGPVRLRLGHLTPCALWRPAYRAVLDGDALTLESDAMVWQRTGEDWSDVRLTLSTARSALATEPPRLGEDRLTLGERTPAERRTVDVELREEEIGDLGPAARVLGLPGVDDGGEARVLHSPVPVSVRGDGRAHRVPLSAFSTAASSEYACSPELSPLVTRVVSFDNRSGHALLAGPVDLVRGSGFSGRGTLDFTAPGAPVELAFGSCDDHRVVRSAEESRDSAGFSQRTVVTRTVRLHLSRFSAPGDHGERVVVVRERIPVSEVSAVEVRLRKEACAPAPDSVDAEGIARWDVPLAPGGRRTVTLVYELSASAKVTGL from the coding sequence ATGTCCACGGCCCCGAAGCCGATCGCCCTTCCCGTCACCGCCGTCACCTGCCTGGAGGACCGCGCCCACGTCGAACGCGCCGCCGTACTGGACCTGGAGGCGGGGGTCCAGCGGCTGCGGCTCGGTCCGGTCAGCGCGCTGGCCGTCGACCGCACCCTGCACGCAGAGCTGGCCGCCGAACACCGGGCCACCGTGCTCGACGTACGGATCGTCCGCAGCTGGGAGCCGCGCGGACCGCTGCCGTCCGCCGACGAGGACTCCGCCCTGCGCACTCGCGTGCACGCCCTCGAGGAGGAGCAACTCGCCCTGGGGCAGCGGCGCGACCGGCTGCACGGCCGGCTCGACGTGCTCGGCCGCCTCGCCGCCGATCTGCTGCGGGAGATCGGCGAGGGCGCCGGCTCCGGGGAGACCGACGGGCCCCGCTGGGCCCGCGAGATGGACCGGGTGGACGGCGAGCGCGATGCGTACGGTGAGCGACTGCGTTCCGTGGACGCCCGGTTGGCCGCCCTCGCCGTCGAACTCGGGGAGACCCGGCAGGCCATGGAACGCTCCGAGACCGAGCCCGCCGAACTGGTCGGTCACATCGAGCTGACCGTGGACAGCGCGGCCGCCGGTCCGGTCCGGCTGCGCCTGGGCCACCTCACCCCGTGCGCGCTGTGGCGGCCCGCCTACCGGGCCGTCCTGGACGGGGACGCGCTGACGCTGGAGTCCGACGCGATGGTCTGGCAGCGCACCGGCGAGGACTGGTCCGACGTGCGCCTGACCCTGTCGACGGCCCGGTCGGCGCTGGCCACCGAGCCGCCCCGGCTGGGCGAGGACCGCCTCACGCTGGGTGAGCGCACGCCGGCGGAGCGCCGCACGGTCGACGTCGAACTGCGCGAGGAGGAGATCGGGGACCTCGGTCCGGCGGCCCGGGTGCTCGGCCTGCCCGGGGTGGACGACGGGGGCGAGGCGCGGGTGCTGCACTCCCCCGTACCGGTCTCCGTACGCGGGGACGGCCGCGCCCACCGGGTGCCGCTCTCCGCCTTCAGCACGGCCGCCAGCAGCGAATACGCCTGCTCGCCCGAGCTGTCCCCGCTGGTCACCCGGGTGGTGTCCTTCGACAACCGGTCCGGTCACGCGCTGCTGGCCGGTCCCGTGGACCTGGTCCGCGGCAGCGGGTTCAGCGGCCGCGGCACGCTGGACTTCACCGCCCCGGGCGCCCCGGTCGAGCTGGCCTTCGGCAGCTGCGACGACCACCGGGTGGTCCGGTCCGCCGAGGAGTCCCGGGACTCGGCCGGCTTCAGCCAGCGGACGGTGGTCACCCGCACGGTCCGGCTGCACCTGTCCCGGTTCTCCGCCCCCGGGGACCACGGCGAACGGGTGGTCGTCGTCCGGGAGCGGATCCCGGTCTCCGAGGTCTCTGCAGTGGAGGTGCGCCTGCGCAAGGAGGCCTGCGCGCCGGCCCCGGACTCGGTCGATGCCGAAGGCATCGCCCGCTGGGACGTCCCGCTCGCGCCGGGCGGCCGACGGACGGTCACGCTGGTCTACGAGCTGTCGGCGAGCGCCAAGGTCACCGGCCTGTGA